In Capsicum annuum cultivar UCD-10X-F1 chromosome 8, UCD10Xv1.1, whole genome shotgun sequence, the genomic window TCCTTCAATGGAAAGAAACAGCTAGTCAATGGAGATGTTGGCTCTGATGGATGTGGTGTGGACAATATAATAAAGAGTAAGGACGAGAGGtctataaaatgtaatttaaCTGTTGAAGGATGCTCCACTTGGGATACAGCTGACAGGAAAAATGGGAGTGATGTAGTGTCATTTACTTTTACCTCACCCATCAAAAAACCAATGCCGAGCTCCACTTCATCAAGACATGTTTTGGAAAGGAAAAATTCTCTGTCTGTCTTTCCAGGTTCTGATGATGATCAGTCTGATTCAAGAACATCAACGATATCTTCTTTAGGTCCGAATGCAGTTGGTGGTGATGATTTAGGTATGCTCTTAGAACAAAAGCTTAAAGAATTAACTTCTAAAGTTGGACCATCTTCTGAAGATCTCATCAAAAAAGGGACGGCCTCTATATCTGCCAGTACTTTTGAAGATAGTGTGTCCATATCACATGGGAAGAGACTTCAAGTTGATTTGCTTCATGAAAAAGCAGGTGACTATGGTCACTCTTCTGTTGATGACCTCCGGCTTACTGCAACTCAGATACGGCAGGTATTTATGAAATCCCCTTACCTTCAAAGTGCCATTTTTATGACTAACACACCAACCCACCCCCAAACAAATCCCGGATAAAAAAGAGGAACAGGTAAAGCAATGAGAAATCTGAATGTAGATGATGATCATATGCATAAGGAACTCTTTGACATGTGGTTGGAGCTATTAATTGGTTTTGAACCTTGACAGATTTTTTGCATTGAAAGTACTGCTATGGCACACCACATCTTTGTCAGTGTATGATGTTCCTCAATGAAAAGAAATAGAAGATTTCAAAGGCATGTATCATTTAGGAGATTACATATAAATCAGGCTAATCTTATATGCATCAATTTCAGGGTCAAATAAAGGTAGAAAATTCTAAAACTGCCTGCAGCTTTACGTGTGAAAGAGAATTTAGTTTACCATGTTCTAGTCTGGCTTCAAGTTTGGAACCTTCTACATCAGGAGGCAGCTGCAACTCCTTGGATAGCTACAGAAGTCTAACTACTGATGGTAATAATCTGATCTTTAGTTTTCCCTCCTATTAAGATTGTGATGATTCATTTGTTGAAGGATTGGATTGTTGTAGTCATGTATATTATGGGCCTAGCTGAAAGCATTTATCATTTGTCCCTCAAAACTTTTGGTGGTACTTCTCACTCTTGTGTCCAATATATTTCCCTCAATATATGTGcatgaaagtgaaaaaaaagagcCCAAATTAATGATCAAAAGAGCAAGGAAGCCCATTTGATAATTTTGCTGAATTTAAGAAAGGATTTATCATATAAAAGTGTATGTGCACAGAATGGGCACTTTGCTTTAACTTCTAAACTATAATACGTCAAGACCATAATCCATATTTTTTAAGGCAAAATTTTTAATTCTGTATGTTGGTTTGACTTTCTATATTAAGGCATTCCGAgttatattttaatctttttctttatgggttagaattatattttaatctaaaaattagaAACTTTGCGACTTAAGTTAAATGCCCCAAGCTTGATAGATGGATAAAAATGGGAAAGAGGAAAAACATTTTGGGAAACAACAGTAGGGATAAAGTAACATTTATTAGAGTGATAATGTGGGATaagataattttatattttttttctcattccaTCTTGTGTTTGATAATCACATGATCGGGCAAATGTTGCAAAAAGTTCTCTTTTTCCGTAGATAAAAATTTATCTTACTGCTCTTCAGGTGGGATCACTTGTCCTATTTCTTTAATGAACATTGCCTAGTTAAATGGAAAAGAATCTGGGGCTGGCTGAATACATGATTTGCACCACTAGCTATATTCAACTATTTTCTCTACTCTGTGATTTGAAGCTCCTATTCTGATCCCTGCAGTTTTAGAGTCGAAAGATTAAAACCAAGATAGATGAATGCGAAAGTGGAAACTGaatacattcaaatcatgaaaaaactAAAGGTCTTAGATGTTGGAAGTTTGGAATTACCTTGGGTTATGTAGTATTTATGGGTTCAAGCTCTCACTCTTAACTTTTGTTTGGATATTTCCTAACGTAAAAGTACAGCTTTCTTCTGTACTTGAAAGAGGCTGGTTTAGTTGTGGAAAAGTTTCCTTACTCAAGAATTAGCATTTTATTTAGCAATTTCCTTGAGTAGTACGCATTTTCTGATTCTTCTGGCTCTACCTTGTTCCCTTCCTCTGTATGTAGACCTTATGAGTTCTGTTAGGTGTGCACTGTTTTGTTAAATTTCTACACGCATGTTGACTACATCATTGTAAGAGTGGAGTTATCCAGATCAAAATGacttaattttgtaaatatttttttgatcagTGATTCTGTAAATATACATTAGTCATGATTCTCTAATTTGGTTACATAGCATTTTCTCCAACAAATTAATTATATGAATAAGGTAGTTTATCTTGTAGATATTTGAAGAATAGAAGGCATTTCATAAGGTTTAATTGAAAATCATAAGAGTGCAAAGGGCGCACTTTAACCTCAAAACTTATTCTGTTATTCATTAAAATGAGTTATATTCTTTTTTGCAAGATCAGTAAAGTAATTGTTTTTGGACTCTAAAGATGTTGTCGAGTCATTTCATTGGGGCAAGAACTGAATGTTGTCCATTATCAGCATATTTCCATTCCCCTCctgaaaaaaatatcaattaaatcCTGACTGATGAAACTTATGATTCAGGGAGCAAGTATCATCTTTCTGATGGATCTCAGGAAATGATGAATTGGAAAACCTGCATGAGGACCCATTTGGTGGAAGGTGATGCAGAGTTATTGGATTCAGCCTCTTCCTTTTCTCTTGCTGACGCAGGTGGAAAATATTCAACTACTACATTGATTTCCACAAATTTTGATGAATTACCTTTCTGGGAGTTTAGATATATTAGAGATATAATTAGAAGTTCAGACTTGGTGTCGGAAGATTTTGTGCTGGGTGAGGCTCAGAGTATTATTGCTCTCGATCTCTTTGACCAGCTGGAGAATCAGAAGACTCGAACTAATAAAAATGCAGAAGAGCAGTTGAAGATTAGGAGAAGAGTTTTGTTTGATTCGGTGGTTGAATGTCTGGAATTCAGATGTAAACAAAGTTCTGGTGGAAGTTTTGAAGCTTGGGCGAAGTGGACAGTGTTGGTGCAAAGGAAGGAATGGTTGGCAGAAGAAGTGTATAGAGAGATTGCTGGCTGGACAAGCATGGAAGAGTTGATGGTGGATGAGGTTGTTGACAAAGATATGAGCACACAACATGGGAAGTGGACCGATTTTAGCTTTGAAGCCTTCGAAGAGGGTGTTGACATTGAGCAGGGGATCCTTTCATCTCTTGTCGATGAACTGATCCACGACCTAATGTGAATGAGTCCTCTTCTGGCTTTAACCAACATAAAGTTTTTTACTTTAGCTTTGCTACTTTACGGCTTCCTTGTGCATTTTCCTTTTCCTCATGAAAGGTGGAAATCTTAATTCAATTAAGAGATCAGTGTCTCAAGCGATTGTTCATGTTTATGTTCTTAGATAGGATCAAGGTTTCCATCATAGGAGGGTACATTATCCTTTGAACGCGAATGAGAAGCTTTTCTGCCTAATTTTTCAGTGATTTTGAGTGTGTGATATTGATAGGTGATGCCAGTATTAGTAGCATTTTGTGGGCTTGATCTCAAAGTCAGCTCTAAGCCTCTAATGGCCTCTCTTTTCCTCTGTAAGCACAGAGACGTACTGCTGGGAGGTAATCTTTTTGTAGCTCTTCAAAAGATTAAATTAATTCATTAGAGTTCTTTTCATTATCGAAATTGTATGATTTTTAGCACAGGGATGGGATTCATGGCCAGTTAGTGTCACTTATTTGTAGTGTTTATTGGTCCGCCAGATTTTAACAGCTACAACATTTATTGATAGTCAAATATGTAGATCAATGGGTGATTATTAGTCGAGAACCTCTAGTTTTACTTTCTAATTTGCATAGTTATGTTACTACACTCCGTAGAGATTTAGCAATTTTCTTTCATTACATGTTTTTCAAGTGTTTGTATCATATCTTTTTATCCACTCCATAAAAGCTGACGATTTGAATactgtttatttaattttatctccGATATATGCACATTTAATTTCCAAAAGAAGACAGACAGACATGATCATGAAGTTCATAATGGTAGGTGTAACTGGGAACTAACAAATTCTGCAATGACAAAGAAAGGTGGTCCTACTGGGAACAGCCGTCCACTTTGGCCGCCGGCGAACCTCTGACTGAGTAACGTGCAACACCCCACACATGTACAATCTCATCTTCTATTACACTGacgggtcgtttggttggaaaaaaataatcccaaaataattaatCGTTATTCCACCATGTACTATAGTGTAAATGGAGGGATAAACGATCCGGGTACTAATTAATACCtcaaatcaaacataaaataaaatagtttttcattttATCTCGAAACTATTTATCCTTTATACAAAACACCAAACGAGTCTTCTGAAATTTTTGTCAAAAAGCCCAACCTCTATATTTTGatctaaaattctaaaaattgagTAACCTATccgtcttaatttatgtgatatcaTTTGACTTAcgcaaaaataaattttttaaaggtGTTATCCTTTTATTTACAAGAATCTTGTCTTAACATGTTTTTCATCTCTTTAAACTAGttaataagaatatatattaaGTACTCATTATCTAATGAGTTCTAATATTTATATGTggttgtttttattttatgtaaataatttatgTTGATTAAGCTTCTCAAAATTATTTGGACCTAGGTCTCCTAGTTCAAATGTCATAAAACTATCTTGTACTAGTCAAAGTATAAAGTGTGTTGTCTATTGATAACTAGTATTAGTTTCTGCATATGGggataatatttaaataaaagtaatcattaaataaagatagattaaaaaataatttagatttataaatttatcaaatagtaaactataaaaaatattttattgaccaATAGATAAGCtaacataaataaatgaaatgtaagtTAAAATCTCCAATCAATTATAGTTTCTTAAATAGTTCAtaacaaataattcataataaattacttcaaaagaaaaaaaaagtagataaaattaatttgaatttgttaaaaatatttacctATATACGAATATTGAAAGGAGAtcaagtataaagaaaaaatattatcgtTCTAGTTATACCATTTATAACATTCACATTCAAATCAAAATAGgatcataaaatactaaatataaaaaagagataaaatttatcttccattaatactaaaagtttctcatctcaattaaaatatttcttttccaaTTATGTCTCTTGATTGTAGTTGATTACCATGTCATATTGAGTTACTCAATATGTCTTTTCATGTATGTCAAGTAATTGCACAGCTACTATTACATACTTTTTTTAAACATACGAAggctatgaaataaataaataaataatcaacaaaacataaattaattaactactaatcttaatatgaaataattgaacaattatttatttttaccacaatatgaaatgtgagataatattaaataaataaataataaataaaaacatagaataatatgacataattaactactaatcttaataagaaataattgaacaatcataaTGGCTTTCATccgccaaaaataaaatttaattattttttacccaCAATATGAAATGATATTAAATGAAATAGTATGAAATCATAATAGCTTCCAcacaatagaaataaatattagttatattttaccaaaatatgaaataagaaataatattaaatatttaaataatcaataaaatagctttttgttataaaatgatagtttttttgttgtaagaattcaagAGGATAGTTCTCAAGATGCCACTTGACTTAAATTTAGGCTAGACTATACAACTTTATCATGTatatagatgtgtatataaatatttcaccaatatatatatatatatatatatatatatacacacacatacacacgtATTCACAACCTCATTTGAAATCAAATAGGAAAATTCATCTTTTCTCAAAACGTCACTCAATAATTGGCAATTATGTTAGGTTTTTGTATCTTAATTTCTTTCAAAAGctatatagaaaaataaagtagTAT contains:
- the LOC107839675 gene encoding uncharacterized protein LOC107839675 → MEVEKRSSKGGFLQLFDWNSKSRKKLFSNKSELPAVENSKHGKESANGSANLRLQQAHGYGPGSNSKQNYDFCSASSVAEDEGYSQKAPGVVARLMGLDSLPTSKESDPYFNSSDCHSFRDSPYLSFIADFPNEHHMIVDGNMRNKLDGFKRNPVEIRLQKVQSCPIERFQSEVLPPKSAKPIPVMQHRLLSPIKSPGFIPPKNAAYIIEAAAKIYEQSPRPATREKVQSSGSSSVPLRIRDLRDKMEAAQRQSRIYEASHRPTEQNSVKNVRRQPSERGQIQSDSTRQFRASEVSRRDVSQSKGKEKSVSLAVQAKTNIQKREGRASTASKNPLNQKEQNESKSGRRRPNVKTAERKNSLNQPTDVLRQNNQKQNAASNKDGESSKTSAPYHKEKKISSTGNMSRSTKTVSRIVVNTTTATGTASVVGTDVGKDLSSSRDSGLRSFNGKKQLVNGDVGSDGCGVDNIIKSKDERSIKCNLTVEGCSTWDTADRKNGSDVVSFTFTSPIKKPMPSSTSSRHVLERKNSLSVFPGSDDDQSDSRTSTISSLGPNAVGGDDLGMLLEQKLKELTSKVGPSSEDLIKKGTASISASTFEDSVSISHGKRLQVDLLHEKAGDYGHSSVDDLRLTATQIRQGQIKVENSKTACSFTCEREFSLPCSSLASSLEPSTSGGSCNSLDSYRSLTTDGSKYHLSDGSQEMMNWKTCMRTHLVEGDAELLDSASSFSLADAGGKYSTTTLISTNFDELPFWEFRYIRDIIRSSDLVSEDFVLGEAQSIIALDLFDQLENQKTRTNKNAEEQLKIRRRVLFDSVVECLEFRCKQSSGGSFEAWAKWTVLVQRKEWLAEEVYREIAGWTSMEELMVDEVVDKDMSTQHGKWTDFSFEAFEEGVDIEQGILSSLVDELIHDLM